From the Shewanella amazonensis SB2B genome, one window contains:
- a CDS encoding GSCFA domain-containing protein encodes MALAQPYDPSRDEIFWRTAVANIRTGLENFNMLTPKFNIEPHHRISSAGSCFAQHIGNWLTQNDYSYNRSQLNSDEVSSFAFGNIYTPRSLLQWFVCSDDELSEHSVYFEAQSSRYFDLLLPKVADAGYPSLDELLAFRTLVMEETRAQLAQSECFIFTLGLIETWVDRNGICYPSCPGVKFGEYDPEKYQLKVFNYQEIFSDLSELFKQIKVVNPDIRFVLTVSPVPLTATATDDHVLVANGYSKSVLRAVAGAFCQGRDDVSYFPSFELITTPLPGDFRYLENRRTVSEKGVGYVMRHWATSLNGKQTPDASHIEAACDDEMLDAIKKDTSSELGTPLTLIGDSHFGKLAKSFERLGQSCCGGMVMNGSGFAEHKFTLTKDADIMVPLESAESRRLWQPIINNLDSLCRAQRLSESWVLTNIGLQTHKTVPEFIQWMRAERPERLNQIDIEDYLEFFDANMRDQMTIVFRLKEQGHRVMVISDTPFWQYFEDSKGMAPFVMAYMDAMEYAWQQMGVEFFHAARVFNEEVNDPMPYASTFISADGSRDYFHGGDSYYDWLAGKLLPLLKACRIW; translated from the coding sequence TCTGGCGAACCGCTGTTGCCAACATTCGTACGGGGCTTGAAAACTTCAACATGCTCACGCCAAAGTTCAACATTGAACCTCACCATCGGATTTCATCGGCGGGTTCCTGTTTTGCTCAGCATATAGGTAACTGGTTGACGCAAAATGATTACTCTTATAATAGGAGCCAATTAAACTCCGATGAAGTCTCCAGCTTTGCCTTTGGCAATATCTACACCCCTCGTTCGTTACTTCAGTGGTTTGTATGTTCCGATGATGAATTATCGGAGCACAGTGTGTACTTCGAGGCACAGTCCAGCCGTTACTTCGACTTGTTATTACCAAAAGTTGCTGACGCGGGCTATCCGTCACTGGATGAATTACTGGCGTTCAGGACGCTGGTGATGGAGGAAACCCGAGCTCAGTTGGCACAAAGTGAATGTTTTATTTTTACACTTGGACTGATTGAGACCTGGGTCGATCGCAACGGCATTTGTTATCCAAGTTGCCCCGGGGTGAAGTTTGGTGAGTATGATCCGGAGAAATACCAACTTAAGGTGTTTAATTATCAGGAAATATTTTCCGACCTCAGTGAGCTTTTCAAGCAAATCAAGGTTGTAAACCCTGACATACGTTTTGTGCTGACTGTATCTCCCGTCCCTTTGACGGCTACAGCCACAGATGACCACGTATTGGTGGCTAATGGCTATTCAAAATCGGTCCTGCGCGCAGTTGCGGGGGCATTCTGCCAAGGGCGGGATGATGTCAGCTACTTTCCATCATTTGAACTTATCACCACCCCCTTACCGGGGGATTTTCGCTATCTGGAAAATCGGCGCACTGTATCTGAGAAAGGCGTTGGCTATGTGATGCGGCATTGGGCCACGTCGCTAAATGGTAAGCAAACACCAGATGCAAGCCACATCGAAGCTGCCTGCGATGATGAAATGCTGGATGCCATTAAGAAGGACACATCAAGTGAACTGGGCACACCGCTAACCCTCATTGGTGATAGCCATTTTGGCAAGTTGGCCAAGTCTTTTGAGCGGCTTGGACAGTCCTGCTGTGGTGGCATGGTGATGAATGGTTCCGGATTCGCTGAGCATAAATTTACCCTGACCAAGGATGCGGACATCATGGTGCCGCTCGAAAGCGCAGAGTCCCGACGCCTGTGGCAGCCCATAATTAACAACCTCGACAGCTTATGCAGGGCTCAACGACTGTCGGAGTCCTGGGTATTGACCAATATTGGGCTGCAAACCCACAAGACAGTACCTGAGTTTATTCAATGGATGAGAGCTGAGCGTCCAGAGCGGTTGAATCAGATAGATATTGAGGACTATTTGGAGTTCTTTGACGCCAACATGCGGGATCAAATGACCATAGTATTTCGCCTCAAGGAACAGGGGCACAGGGTTATGGTGATTTCAGACACCCCATTCTGGCAGTACTTTGAAGACTCCAAGGGCATGGCCCCCTTCGTGATGGCCTACATGGATGCGATGGAATATGCGTGGCAGCAGATGGGGGTTGAGTTTTTTCATGCAGCGCGCGTTTTTAACGAAGAGGTAAACGACCCAATGCCTTACGCCTCAACTTTCATTTCTGCAGACGGCAGTCGGGATTACTTCCATGGTGGGGATTCTTATTACGATTGGCTCGCCGGGAAATTATTGCCATTACTGAAAGCCTGCCGTATCTGGTGA
- a CDS encoding SulP family inorganic anion transporter, translated as MPIFNAFDSKSRTSDLMGGVTAAIVSLPLALAFGVASGAGAQAGIYGALLVGLFAALFGGTRTLISEPTGPMTVVTTAVIASFTATHPDKGLAMAFTVVMLAGLVQIILGALKFGRYITLMPYSVISGFMSGIGVLLIILQLPNLVGVGGITGGAVGVIEALPTLVSSIKWQELALALSALALMQIVPKLIKMRLPPQLLALVCCTLASVLLLDIEDVRRIGEINIGLPSLIIPTFTYGELTHMLVSAVMLGALGCIDSLITAVIADRLTRVEHDSNKELIGQGLGNIASGLCGGLPGAGSTMGTVVNIQAGASSAFSGVVRVLTLLIVFSLAAGIVQYIPMAVLAAIAFKVGLNILDWAFVKRAHQLSRSAAMTMYVVMVLTVFVDLIVAVGVGMFIANLITIDRLSQLQERNINAINDSGEASDMRPNEKRLLDAINEKSNTLLLSLSGPMIFGVAKTLQRESIAVKSAQTLVLDLCRVPYMDSTTGLAIENVLLDAKDCGCNVYLVVPRKYSWEANFVDHHSDLPIFHSRADALSSLAASLGIEVDELNAKAAKPGSAAEGKTTSGSASV; from the coding sequence GTGCCGATATTCAACGCCTTTGACAGCAAATCCCGCACCAGCGACCTCATGGGTGGGGTGACCGCCGCCATTGTATCGCTGCCACTGGCACTGGCCTTTGGTGTGGCCTCCGGCGCCGGTGCACAGGCCGGTATTTACGGTGCTCTCCTGGTGGGCCTGTTTGCCGCCCTCTTTGGCGGCACCCGTACCCTGATTTCTGAACCCACGGGCCCCATGACTGTGGTCACCACGGCGGTGATTGCCAGCTTCACCGCTACCCATCCCGATAAGGGGCTGGCCATGGCCTTTACCGTGGTGATGCTGGCGGGTCTGGTACAGATTATCCTCGGCGCGCTCAAGTTCGGCCGCTACATAACGCTGATGCCCTATAGCGTGATCTCCGGCTTTATGTCGGGTATCGGCGTGCTGCTGATTATTCTGCAGCTGCCCAACCTGGTGGGGGTTGGCGGCATCACCGGCGGCGCAGTAGGAGTCATTGAAGCCCTGCCCACATTGGTCAGCAGTATCAAATGGCAGGAACTGGCGCTGGCGCTCTCGGCACTGGCACTGATGCAAATTGTGCCCAAACTCATCAAAATGCGCTTGCCACCCCAGCTACTGGCGCTGGTGTGTTGTACCCTGGCCTCGGTATTGCTGCTGGATATAGAGGATGTGCGCCGCATCGGTGAGATAAACATCGGCCTGCCATCGCTGATTATCCCTACTTTTACGTACGGCGAGCTGACCCACATGCTTGTCAGCGCCGTGATGCTGGGTGCGCTCGGCTGTATCGACTCGCTCATTACCGCAGTCATTGCCGATCGCCTTACCCGGGTCGAGCATGACTCCAACAAAGAGCTGATTGGTCAGGGCCTTGGCAATATCGCCTCGGGTCTGTGCGGTGGTCTGCCGGGTGCAGGCTCCACCATGGGCACTGTGGTCAACATTCAGGCGGGTGCCAGCAGCGCCTTTTCAGGCGTGGTGCGGGTACTGACACTGCTTATCGTGTTTTCCCTCGCTGCCGGCATAGTCCAGTACATCCCCATGGCGGTGCTGGCCGCCATTGCCTTCAAGGTGGGTCTGAATATTCTCGACTGGGCCTTTGTGAAGCGCGCCCACCAGCTGTCGCGCTCTGCAGCCATGACCATGTACGTGGTCATGGTGCTCACCGTGTTTGTGGATTTAATTGTGGCCGTGGGCGTGGGCATGTTCATCGCCAACCTCATCACCATCGACCGCCTGTCGCAGCTGCAGGAGCGCAATATCAACGCCATCAACGACTCGGGCGAAGCATCCGACATGCGTCCCAATGAAAAGCGCCTGCTGGATGCTATCAACGAGAAATCCAACACCCTGCTTTTGAGCCTGAGCGGCCCGATGATTTTCGGCGTTGCCAAGACTTTGCAGCGGGAGTCCATTGCGGTGAAATCTGCCCAGACCCTGGTGCTGGATCTGTGCCGGGTACCCTACATGGACTCCACCACCGGCCTTGCCATCGAAAACGTACTGCTGGACGCCAAAGACTGTGGCTGCAATGTGTATCTGGTGGTGCCGCGCAAATACAGTTGGGAAGCTAACTTTGTTGACCACCACAGCGACCTGCCCATCTTCCACAGCCGCGCCGACGCACTGTCAAGCCTCGCTGCCTCGCTGGGCATTGAAGTGGACGAGCTAAACGCCAAGGCTGCCAAGCCAGGCAGCGCGGCAGAGGGTAAGACAACATCCGGCAGTGCCTCAGTCTGA
- a CDS encoding S9 family peptidase: MNKIHLITALCLLPLLSHAADDTSTTATNTAASTSERLLSVERLWQLERVGSPVVSPNGQYIIAPVTRFDVKEDKGYTRLWLFDRDGKKQRPITAEGLGASEPVFSPDSSTLAFVSKRDKDDAGQIYLLPMTGPGEAQRLTEVPTGVYGIKWVGKHLYFIANVWPQKSWDEMAEQIKADKDKKLSARQWNALPYSQFDHWLDEDRQAHVFRIAASGGAVEAITQPLGRELPRSSQSSADYDIDANEQYIAFTSNGWDNQVDPNIDLFLARIGGNQADNLTPDNKAPDDSPSFSPDGDTLAFSRQHIQGFYADTARLMLYDMDSKKLQSLTDGWDRSLGSFVWSKDGKSLFSNIDDAATQRLYQIDAKTGKPRAITKATSFGAPAVADKSTLVATNDSFLYPSRLVTVDVKSGKTTRLDKFNDDLLSQTDLGHYESVTYKGADGKDIQMWIHYPPGFDKSKKYPLFLLIHGGPHNAIGDSFSYRWNAQTFSSWGYVTAWPNFHGSSGFGQEFADAINPDWRTKPLADIQAATQYFEAQPWIDTERMVAGGASYGGYLTSVLLGTEHPFKALLIHAAVYNMYSQMAADFAVHSTRFGGFWENPEIYKTISPHYHADKFKTPTLVIHGQLDYRVPVGQGFELFRTLQTKGIESRMIYFPDENHWILKPNNSIYWYNEVKDWMTRFAEPGAR, encoded by the coding sequence ATGAACAAGATCCATTTAATAACAGCGCTCTGTCTGTTGCCGCTGCTGTCACACGCGGCTGACGACACAAGCACAACTGCAACCAACACAGCTGCAAGCACCTCAGAGCGGCTGCTCAGCGTCGAGCGCCTGTGGCAGCTTGAGCGAGTCGGCTCACCCGTGGTGTCGCCAAATGGCCAGTACATCATAGCGCCTGTCACCCGCTTCGATGTCAAAGAAGACAAGGGTTACACCCGTCTGTGGCTGTTTGACCGCGACGGCAAAAAGCAGCGCCCCATCACCGCCGAAGGTCTGGGTGCCAGTGAGCCTGTATTCTCCCCCGACAGCAGCACCCTCGCTTTTGTCAGTAAGCGCGATAAGGACGACGCCGGTCAGATTTACCTGCTGCCGATGACAGGTCCGGGCGAAGCCCAGCGCCTGACCGAGGTACCCACAGGTGTGTATGGCATTAAATGGGTCGGCAAGCACCTCTACTTTATTGCCAATGTGTGGCCGCAAAAGAGCTGGGATGAGATGGCCGAGCAAATCAAGGCCGACAAAGACAAGAAGCTGTCTGCCCGTCAGTGGAATGCTCTGCCCTATTCCCAGTTCGATCATTGGTTGGACGAAGACCGTCAGGCCCATGTGTTCCGCATTGCCGCCAGCGGCGGCGCTGTCGAAGCGATCACCCAACCCCTTGGCCGCGAGCTGCCGCGCTCCAGCCAAAGTTCAGCTGACTACGATATCGATGCCAACGAGCAGTACATCGCATTCACCTCCAACGGCTGGGACAATCAGGTTGACCCCAACATCGACCTCTTCCTCGCCCGCATCGGCGGTAATCAGGCCGACAACCTGACGCCGGACAACAAGGCGCCGGATGACAGCCCAAGCTTCAGCCCCGATGGCGATACCCTCGCCTTCAGCCGCCAGCATATTCAGGGCTTTTATGCCGATACGGCGCGACTGATGCTGTATGACATGGACAGTAAAAAGCTTCAATCCCTGACCGATGGCTGGGATCGCTCGCTGGGCAGTTTCGTCTGGAGCAAGGATGGCAAGAGCCTGTTCAGCAATATCGATGACGCCGCCACCCAGCGCCTGTATCAAATCGATGCCAAAACCGGCAAGCCAAGGGCCATCACCAAGGCCACCAGCTTTGGCGCCCCGGCCGTTGCCGACAAAAGCACCCTGGTTGCCACCAACGACAGCTTCCTTTATCCATCACGCCTTGTGACTGTGGATGTAAAGAGCGGCAAAACCACCCGTCTGGATAAGTTTAACGACGACCTGCTGAGTCAAACCGACCTTGGCCATTACGAGTCCGTGACTTACAAAGGTGCAGACGGCAAAGACATCCAGATGTGGATTCATTACCCTCCGGGCTTTGACAAGAGCAAGAAATACCCACTGTTCCTGCTTATTCATGGCGGGCCGCACAATGCCATTGGCGACTCTTTCAGCTACCGCTGGAACGCCCAGACCTTCTCCTCATGGGGTTATGTAACCGCCTGGCCAAACTTCCACGGCTCCAGCGGTTTTGGACAGGAGTTTGCGGATGCCATTAACCCCGACTGGCGTACCAAACCGCTGGCAGATATTCAGGCCGCAACCCAATACTTTGAGGCCCAGCCCTGGATTGACACCGAGCGCATGGTGGCCGGTGGTGCGAGCTACGGCGGTTACCTGACCTCGGTCCTCTTGGGCACAGAGCATCCGTTCAAGGCGCTGCTCATTCATGCAGCCGTGTACAACATGTACTCGCAAATGGCGGCCGACTTTGCCGTGCACAGCACTCGCTTCGGTGGCTTTTGGGAAAATCCAGAGATCTATAAAACCATCTCACCCCACTATCACGCCGATAAGTTCAAAACCCCAACTTTGGTGATCCACGGTCAACTGGACTACCGCGTGCCTGTGGGTCAGGGCTTTGAGCTGTTCCGCACCCTGCAAACCAAGGGGATAGAATCAAGGATGATTTACTTCCCCGACGAGAACCACTGGATCTTAAAGCCCAATAACTCCATTTATTGGTACAACGAGGTTAAAGACTGGATGACCCGCTTCGCTGAACCTGGCGCACGCTGA
- the metH gene encoding methionine synthase, whose protein sequence is MATPVLSQATKALAQSRQQRLNEDLSTRILILDGAMGTMIQGHKLEEEHYRGSRFADWHCDVKGNNDLLVLTQPEIIKGIHREYLLAGADIIETNTFNATTVAMADYDMQSLSAEINLVGARIAREVADEVEAQTGIPRYVAGVLGPTNRTCSISPDVNDPGYRNIHFDDLVTAYRESTAALIEGGADIIMVETIFDTLNAKAALFAIESIFDEVGLRLPVMISGTITDASGRTLTGQTTEAFYNSLRHIKPISMGLNCALGPKELRPYVEELSRISECYVSAHPNAGLPNEFGGYDETPKEMADIIVQWAIEGMLNIVGGCCGTTPDHIRVIREAVEKHAPRKLPELPVACRLAGLEPLTISADSLFVNVGERTNVTGSAKFLKLIKEGQYETALDVARDQVENGAQIIDINMDEGMLDGEEVMTTFLNLVASEPEISKVPIMIDSSKWEVIEAGLKCVQGKCIVNSISLKEGEAKFIEQATLVKRYGAAAIIMAFDETGQADTRARKIEICTRAYRILVDKVGFPPEDIIFDPNIFAVATGIEEHDNYAVDFIEAVRDIKATLPHAMISGGVSNVSFSFRGNNPVREAIHAVFLYHAIKEGMDMGIVNAGQLAIYDDIPAELKERVEAVVLNLPCPVEDSTNTEQLLEIAEKYRGGGGSGAGKKEDLQWRSLPVNKRLEHALVKGITEFIDADTEEARQQATRPLDVIEGPLMDGMNVVGDLFGEGKMFLPQVVKSARVMKKAVAYLNPFIEAEKVAGQSNGKVLMVTVKGDVHDIGKNIVGVVLACNGYEVIDLGVMVPVEKIVEVAKKEQVDIIGMSGLITPSLDEMVHNVKTFEREGLTLPAIIGGATCSKIHTAVKIAPHYPHGAIYIPDASRAVPMVSKLINEETRAATIKATYDEYDVMREKRLSQAKRKEIISIEAARENRCQLDWANYQPKVPNKLGIQVFEDYPLDDLVDRIDWTPFFRAWELHGHFPRILEDEVVGEEARKLFADAKAMLQTIIDEKWLTAKGVIGLFPANTVNHDDIELYTDESRSQVLMTTHHLRMQIERVGNDNFCLSDFVAPKDSGVVDYTGGFAVCAGHGIDEHLARFEANHDDYNAIMLKVLADRLAEAFAERMHERVRKEFWGYASDENLDNEALIREKYRGIRPAPGYPACPDHTEKGLLWDLLKPNECIDLNITESFAMYPTAAVSGWYFAHPEARYFGVTNIGRDQVEDYARRKGMTVAETEKWLAPILDYDPE, encoded by the coding sequence ATGGCAACTCCAGTGTTATCCCAGGCGACCAAGGCGCTTGCCCAGAGCCGTCAACAGCGACTGAACGAGGATCTCTCCACCCGCATTCTTATCCTCGACGGCGCCATGGGAACCATGATCCAGGGCCACAAACTGGAGGAAGAACACTACCGCGGCAGCCGCTTTGCCGACTGGCACTGCGACGTTAAAGGCAATAACGACCTCCTGGTACTCACCCAGCCAGAGATAATCAAGGGCATCCACCGCGAGTATCTGCTGGCCGGTGCCGATATCATCGAAACCAACACCTTTAACGCCACCACTGTGGCCATGGCCGACTACGACATGCAGTCGCTCTCGGCCGAGATAAACCTTGTTGGTGCCCGCATCGCCCGTGAAGTGGCCGATGAAGTGGAGGCCCAAACCGGCATCCCCCGCTATGTGGCCGGGGTACTTGGCCCCACCAACCGCACCTGCTCCATCAGCCCGGATGTGAATGACCCGGGCTACCGCAATATCCACTTCGATGATCTGGTAACCGCCTACCGCGAGTCCACCGCAGCCCTGATTGAAGGCGGCGCCGATATCATCATGGTGGAAACCATTTTCGATACCCTGAACGCCAAGGCGGCGCTGTTTGCCATCGAATCCATCTTCGATGAGGTTGGTCTGCGCCTGCCGGTGATGATTTCCGGCACCATTACCGATGCCTCCGGCCGCACCCTGACCGGCCAGACCACCGAAGCCTTTTACAATTCGCTGCGCCATATCAAGCCCATCAGCATGGGCCTTAACTGTGCCCTGGGGCCAAAAGAACTGCGCCCCTACGTGGAAGAACTCTCGCGCATCAGCGAATGCTATGTGTCGGCCCACCCCAACGCCGGTCTGCCGAACGAGTTCGGTGGCTACGATGAAACGCCAAAAGAAATGGCCGACATCATAGTGCAGTGGGCCATCGAAGGCATGCTCAACATAGTCGGCGGCTGCTGCGGCACCACCCCGGACCATATCCGGGTTATCCGCGAAGCCGTTGAAAAGCACGCGCCGCGCAAGCTGCCTGAGCTGCCGGTGGCCTGCCGTCTGGCTGGGCTTGAACCGCTCACCATCAGTGCCGACAGTCTCTTTGTAAACGTGGGTGAGCGCACCAACGTCACTGGCTCAGCCAAATTCCTGAAGCTGATTAAAGAAGGCCAATACGAGACCGCGCTGGATGTGGCCCGGGATCAGGTGGAAAACGGCGCCCAAATCATCGACATCAACATGGATGAGGGCATGCTGGACGGCGAAGAGGTGATGACCACCTTTTTGAATCTGGTCGCCTCCGAGCCTGAAATCAGCAAGGTGCCCATCATGATTGACTCCTCCAAGTGGGAAGTCATCGAGGCAGGCCTTAAGTGCGTGCAGGGCAAGTGCATCGTTAACTCCATCTCCCTCAAAGAAGGTGAAGCCAAGTTTATCGAGCAGGCCACCCTTGTGAAGCGCTACGGCGCCGCCGCCATCATCATGGCCTTCGATGAAACCGGCCAGGCCGACACCCGCGCCCGTAAAATTGAAATCTGTACCCGCGCCTACCGCATTCTGGTCGATAAAGTCGGCTTCCCGCCGGAAGACATTATCTTCGACCCCAACATTTTTGCCGTGGCTACCGGCATCGAAGAGCACGACAACTACGCGGTGGACTTTATCGAGGCGGTGCGCGACATCAAGGCCACCCTGCCCCATGCGATGATTTCCGGCGGCGTGTCCAACGTGTCCTTCTCGTTCCGTGGCAACAACCCGGTGCGCGAGGCCATCCACGCCGTGTTCCTCTACCATGCCATCAAAGAAGGCATGGACATGGGCATTGTGAATGCGGGGCAACTGGCGATTTACGATGACATTCCGGCCGAGCTTAAAGAGCGGGTCGAGGCCGTGGTGCTTAACCTGCCCTGCCCGGTGGAAGACTCTACCAACACAGAGCAACTGCTTGAGATTGCTGAAAAGTATCGCGGCGGAGGTGGCAGCGGCGCCGGTAAAAAAGAAGATTTGCAGTGGCGCAGCCTGCCGGTGAACAAGCGCCTTGAGCATGCGCTGGTAAAAGGCATTACCGAATTTATCGACGCCGACACCGAAGAGGCCCGTCAGCAGGCCACCCGTCCGCTGGATGTGATTGAAGGCCCGCTGATGGACGGCATGAACGTGGTGGGCGATCTCTTTGGCGAGGGCAAGATGTTCCTGCCCCAGGTGGTTAAATCCGCCCGGGTGATGAAAAAGGCCGTGGCCTACTTAAACCCCTTTATCGAGGCCGAAAAGGTCGCCGGCCAGAGCAACGGCAAGGTGCTGATGGTCACGGTAAAAGGCGACGTGCACGACATCGGCAAAAACATTGTTGGCGTGGTGCTCGCCTGTAACGGCTATGAGGTGATTGACCTGGGCGTTATGGTGCCGGTGGAGAAAATCGTCGAAGTCGCCAAAAAAGAGCAGGTCGACATTATCGGCATGTCGGGGCTCATTACCCCAAGCCTCGATGAAATGGTGCATAACGTCAAAACCTTCGAGCGTGAAGGCCTGACCTTGCCCGCCATTATCGGCGGCGCCACCTGCTCGAAAATCCATACCGCGGTCAAGATTGCGCCCCACTACCCCCACGGCGCGATTTATATTCCCGATGCGTCCCGCGCCGTGCCCATGGTGAGCAAGCTTATCAACGAAGAGACCCGCGCCGCTACCATCAAGGCCACCTACGATGAATACGATGTGATGCGCGAAAAACGCCTGTCACAGGCCAAGCGCAAAGAGATAATCTCCATCGAGGCGGCGCGTGAAAACCGCTGCCAGCTCGACTGGGCCAACTACCAGCCCAAGGTGCCGAATAAGCTGGGTATTCAGGTGTTTGAAGACTACCCGCTGGATGATTTGGTCGATCGCATCGACTGGACACCGTTTTTCCGCGCCTGGGAACTGCACGGCCACTTCCCGCGCATTCTCGAAGACGAAGTGGTAGGCGAAGAAGCCCGTAAACTCTTTGCCGATGCCAAGGCCATGCTGCAAACCATCATCGATGAAAAGTGGCTCACCGCCAAAGGCGTGATTGGCCTGTTCCCGGCCAATACCGTAAACCATGACGATATCGAGCTTTACACTGACGAGAGCCGCTCCCAAGTACTGATGACCACCCATCATTTGCGGATGCAAATCGAGCGGGTGGGCAACGATAACTTCTGTCTGTCGGACTTTGTTGCCCCCAAAGACAGTGGTGTGGTCGACTACACAGGCGGCTTTGCGGTGTGCGCAGGCCACGGCATCGATGAGCATCTGGCACGCTTCGAAGCCAACCACGACGACTACAACGCCATCATGCTCAAGGTACTGGCCGACCGTCTGGCCGAGGCCTTCGCCGAGCGCATGCATGAGCGGGTACGTAAAGAGTTCTGGGGTTACGCAAGCGATGAAAACCTCGACAACGAGGCGCTTATCCGCGAGAAATACCGCGGCATCCGCCCCGCCCCCGGCTACCCCGCCTGCCCGGATCACACCGAGAAGGGGCTCTTGTGGGATTTGCTCAAGCCCAACGAGTGCATTGACCTTAATATCACCGAAAGCTTTGCCATGTACCCCACAGCGGCCGTCAGCGGCTGGTACTTCGCCCACCCCGAGGCACGCTACTTTGGCGTGACTAATATCGGCAGGGATCAGGTGGAAGACTACGCCCGTCGTAAGGGGATGACGGTTGCTGAAACGGAGAAGTGGCTGGCACCGATTTTGGATTACGATCCTGAGTAA
- a CDS encoding histidine phosphatase family protein, which yields MHRQDTDAVVAAEKDNAKVHGDARDDNSHVEMPSRDIIFWRHGQCEDGAVLRGRSDALPSESALSAIANKARDMAVPARIISSPLQRCARLAQALRTEIQAAHPEANPPDILIEPQLTEMDFGVWDGQPIAQLWQTAPMEAWWQDPWAITPEGGEPMLAFEARVADALQGLLAQAPLNDASPLWVVTHGGVIRSLMAAILGAERAAGFYRALELDYGARVHTRWYWTDSGWQGRLLWGG from the coding sequence ATGCACAGGCAAGATACGGATGCTGTGGTAGCTGCGGAAAAGGACAACGCCAAAGTTCACGGTGATGCACGTGACGACAACAGCCATGTGGAGATGCCGTCCCGGGACATTATTTTCTGGCGCCATGGTCAGTGTGAAGATGGCGCCGTGCTGCGGGGCCGAAGCGATGCCCTGCCCAGTGAAAGTGCCCTCAGCGCCATTGCCAATAAGGCCCGTGACATGGCGGTACCTGCCAGAATCATCTCATCGCCCTTGCAGCGCTGCGCGCGGCTTGCACAAGCCTTGCGGACAGAAATACAGGCCGCCCATCCCGAGGCTAATCCACCAGACATACTTATCGAGCCGCAACTGACCGAAATGGATTTTGGTGTCTGGGATGGTCAGCCCATAGCACAGCTCTGGCAGACGGCTCCCATGGAAGCCTGGTGGCAAGACCCCTGGGCGATAACGCCCGAGGGCGGCGAACCCATGCTTGCCTTTGAGGCCAGGGTGGCCGATGCCCTGCAAGGGCTGCTGGCACAGGCGCCGCTTAATGATGCCAGTCCGCTGTGGGTGGTGACCCATGGCGGCGTTATCCGCTCCTTGATGGCCGCTATTTTGGGGGCAGAGCGGGCAGCGGGTTTTTATCGGGCGCTGGAGCTGGATTACGGCGCCCGGGTGCACACCCGCTGGTATTGGACCGACAGCGGCTGGCAGGGGCGTTTACTCTGGGGCGGCTGA
- a CDS encoding ABC transporter ATP-binding protein, producing the protein MTPAIEVSNLCWRVAERPLLDGVSFALSGNGMYGVIGPNGAGKSSLLRCLYRFIRPDSGTILLNGQDIHLYSRRSFARAVAVVPQELPALFDLSTEAVVAMGLIPHKGWLAADSAADKVNIAAALAEVGLEGYGRQPFGKLSGGEKQRALIARALVQKPQFLILDEPTSHLDVRFQIEVLELLKRLDICVICTIHDLNLASALCDELLLMSRGRLEASGSPAEVLTETMLASVFGVCTTVKPHPQHGRPLIHYYYGYNGRTASQEKEEVSL; encoded by the coding sequence ATGACCCCGGCCATCGAAGTCAGCAACCTCTGCTGGCGGGTAGCTGAGCGGCCGCTGCTGGACGGCGTGAGCTTTGCCCTGTCCGGAAACGGCATGTACGGGGTGATTGGCCCCAATGGTGCCGGAAAGTCATCCTTGCTGCGTTGTCTGTACCGGTTTATTCGCCCGGACAGCGGCACCATACTGCTCAATGGTCAGGATATTCATCTCTATTCCCGGCGCAGCTTTGCCCGCGCTGTTGCCGTGGTGCCTCAGGAATTGCCTGCGCTGTTTGATCTCTCAACCGAGGCCGTGGTTGCCATGGGGCTTATCCCCCACAAGGGCTGGCTTGCTGCCGACAGCGCCGCCGATAAGGTGAATATTGCGGCCGCGCTGGCGGAAGTCGGGCTCGAAGGATACGGCCGCCAACCCTTTGGCAAGCTGTCCGGTGGTGAAAAACAGCGGGCGCTCATTGCCCGGGCGCTGGTGCAAAAACCGCAGTTTCTTATCCTGGATGAACCCACGAGCCACCTGGATGTGCGTTTTCAAATCGAAGTGCTGGAACTTCTCAAGCGCCTGGATATCTGTGTGATTTGCACCATTCACGACCTGAACCTGGCCAGTGCCCTGTGCGATGAACTGCTGCTGATGTCCCGTGGCCGCCTTGAGGCTTCGGGCTCGCCTGCTGAGGTGCTTACCGAGACCATGCTTGCTTCGGTATTTGGGGTGTGCACTACAGTTAAGCCTCATCCCCAGCATGGTCGCCCGCTCATCCATTACTACTATGGCTATAACGGCCGCACCGCCTCCCAAGAAAAAGAAGAGGTGAGCCTGTGA